CGGCCGATCCGGTGGACGGGGTTCAGTGCGTGCATGGCGCCCTGGAAGACGATGGACGCCCCGGCCCAGCGGACCGCGCGCAGCTTCCCCCAGGACATGGCGAGTACGTCCTCGCCGTCGACCAGGACCTGTCCCTCGACCGTCGTACCGGCCGGCAGCAACCGCAGCATGGCCAGGGCGAGGCTGGACTTGCCACATCCGGACTCACCCGCGATGCCCAGCGTCTCACCCGGTGCCAAGGCGAGGTTGACACCACGGACGGCAGGGATGTCGCCGCGCGAACCGTGGTAGGTGACCGCCAGGTCGCGGATCTCCAGCAGCGACATCTACCGCCCCCGCAGTCTCGGGTTGAACACCGCTTCCAGCGCGCGCCCGCACAACGTGAAGCAGAGAACGACGACCAGGATGGCCAGGCCCGGGGTGAGGAGGTACCACCAAGCGCCGAACGTCACCGCGCCGGAGGAGTTGGCCCGGCTCAGCATGCTGCCCCAGGAGACCCGGGCGGGGTCGCCGAGCCCGAGGAAGGACAGCGTGGCCTCGGCCAGCACGGCGCTGGCGACCTCCAGGGTGGTGCTGGCCAGCACCAGCGGCATGACGTTCGGGAGCACGTGCCGGGTCATCTGGTGCCAGTGGCCGGCGCCGAGCGCACGGGCGCGTTCGAGGTACGGACGCGCCTCGACCGCCAGGGTCTGCGCCCGGATCAGCCGGGCGGTGCCCGGCCAGGACGTCACCCCGATCGCCACCACGATGGTGGTCAGGCTCGGCCCGAGCACGGCGGCCAGCGCGATCGCCAGCACCAGGCGCGGCAGCACGATGAACCAGTCGGTCACCCGCATCAGCAGGCCGGTGAACCAGCCGCCGAAGTGGCCGGCGGCGATGCCGACCAGGGTGCCGATCCCCATCGCCAGCAGGGTGGCCGTCACCCCGACGAGCAGGGAGATCCGCGCGCCCCACAGAGTGAGCAGCAGCACCGAGCGACCGGTCTCGTCGGTGCCGAGCGGGAACGCCGCGCTCGGCGGCTGCAGCCGGTCGCCGGTGGCCTGGGTCACGTCCAGCCCGGCGCTGTCGGTGATCAGGGGAGCGGCCAGGGCGAGCACGACGATGACCGCCATCCCGACCAGGCCGGCCATGCCGGCTGGCTGGCGGCGGTAACCGGCCCAGAACCGGAGCAGGGCGGCCTTGCGGCGTTCGCGTACGACCGATCGCACCGAGCGCAGCGCCCCGGCCTCGGCAGGCGCGGGTGTCCCGGCGGGTGTCCCGGTGTCGGGAGGTGTGGTCATGAGTGGCGCACCCTC
This is a stretch of genomic DNA from Actinopolymorpha sp. NPDC004070. It encodes these proteins:
- a CDS encoding ABC transporter permease, with amino-acid sequence MTTPPDTGTPAGTPAPAEAGALRSVRSVVRERRKAALLRFWAGYRRQPAGMAGLVGMAVIVVLALAAPLITDSAGLDVTQATGDRLQPPSAAFPLGTDETGRSVLLLTLWGARISLLVGVTATLLAMGIGTLVGIAAGHFGGWFTGLLMRVTDWFIVLPRLVLAIALAAVLGPSLTTIVVAIGVTSWPGTARLIRAQTLAVEARPYLERARALGAGHWHQMTRHVLPNVMPLVLASTTLEVASAVLAEATLSFLGLGDPARVSWGSMLSRANSSGAVTFGAWWYLLTPGLAILVVVLCFTLCGRALEAVFNPRLRGR